A single window of Sander lucioperca isolate FBNREF2018 chromosome 22, SLUC_FBN_1.2, whole genome shotgun sequence DNA harbors:
- the LOC116046882 gene encoding protein transport protein sec31-like, protein MNKCPAAINSTASPARANGSYAKCGQMSEKVSESNPVSLRAQNRDCKSRHRPEHVTTHSQEPREKPSSASTSNGAVRSHQRRWSADFCKCGTSPVITVTKNKKEPQPPQRGVSLLRPHTASRYSAKRNSCPPIGACSSPSRPSSSTSSLSSTSSCSSPPPVPTSVITGHDPRGWKLRPKYGAASPLARANRLSLQIPLPVIYHEPESSPAADSQSVNTALPDPSPTTKPPVRPKPPRRRHSDSSAFLRSLASPLPVVTLEELSAMRLRPAGLLDESDDVFGGGDEEEEVKVNTRPRKIGPPVPEKTAMARQIAQLMAHSHRRCRPVPANGEIIYTRVIKPKPTHQTEEHSALNARTTGLRVATSCDRERANPRFPG, encoded by the coding sequence ATGAACAAATGTCCCGCTGCTATTAATAGCACTGCTAGCCCAGCCCGTGCTAACGGTAGCTATGCTAAGTGTGGCCAGATGAGTGAAAAAGTGTCTGAATCTAACCCTGTGAGTCTCAGAGCACAGAACAGAGACTGCAAGAGCAGACACAGACCGGAACACGTCACGACACATAGCCAGGAGCCCAGAGAGAAACCTTCCTCCGCCTCCACCTCGAATGGGGCCGTGCGTTCCCATCAGCGGAGGTGGTCAGCCGACTTTTGCAAGTGTGGGACGTCCCCTGTCATCACTGTGACCAAGAACAAGAAGGAACCCCAGCCTCCTCAGCGTGGAGTATCCCTCCTCCGACCCCACACAGCCTCCCGTTATTCAGCCAAACGCAACTCCTGCCCCCCCATCGGTGCCTGTAGCTCACCAAGTCGCCCATCCTCCTCTACCTCCTCATTGTCCTCGACTTCTTcctgctcctctcctcctcctgtcccgACATCTGTCATCACAGGCCACGACCCTCGAGGCTGGAAGCTTCGTCCCAAGTACGGCGCCGCCTCCCCGCTGGCCCGCGCTAACAGGCTGTCTCTGCAGATCCCCCTCCCAGTCATCTATCATGAACCCGAGTCCAGTCCCGCTGCTGACTCTCAATCAGTCAACACAGCTCTTCCAGATCCCTCTCCTACAACCAAACCCCCCGTCAGGCCCAAGCCACCCCGTCGCCGCCACTCCGACTCCTCCGCCTTCCTCAGATCCCTGGCGAGCCCTCTGCCCGTGGTGACGCTCGAGGAGCTCTCCGCCATGCGTCTCCGCCCCGCCGGCCTTTTGGATGAGTCCGACGATGTCTTCGGCGggggggatgaagaggaggaggtgaaggTGAACACTCGGCCGCGCAAAATAGGGCCACCTGTTCCCGAGAAAACCGCCATGGCGAGACAAATAGCACAACTGATGGCTCATTCACACCGACGCTGCAGACCGGTTCCAGCTAATGGGGAAATCATTTACACCAGGGTTATAAAGCCAAAACCTACACACCAGACGGAGGAACACAGCGCCCTGAATGCTAGGACAACTG